From a region of the Arvicanthis niloticus isolate mArvNil1 chromosome 6, mArvNil1.pat.X, whole genome shotgun sequence genome:
- the LOC117709797 gene encoding guanine nucleotide-binding protein G(I)/G(S)/G(O) subunit gamma-13, which translates to MEEWDVPQMKKEVESLKYQLAFKREMSSKTIPELLKWIEDGIPKDPFLNPDLMKNNPWVEKAKCTIL; encoded by the exons ATGGAGGAGTGGGATGTGCCCCAGATGAAGAAGGAGGTGGAGAGCCTCAAGTACCAACTGGCCTTCAAGAGGGAGATGTCATCCAAGACCATCCCCGA GCTTCTCAAGTGGATCGAGGATGGGATCCCCAAGGACCCCTTCCTGAACCCGGACCTGATGAAGAACAACCCTTGGGTAGAGAAGGCCAAGTGTACCATCCTATGA